The Ischnura elegans chromosome 1, ioIscEleg1.1, whole genome shotgun sequence genome contains a region encoding:
- the LOC124168130 gene encoding NADH dehydrogenase [ubiquinone] 1 beta subcomplex subunit 10: MGDDAGLRSPLARFFHSVGSVIDAPVVWFREKIVEPNRPTYYWYHQKFRRVPTIDQCYTDDVVCQMEANLQFKRDRLVDSSVLNILRMRFEDCTLYEGPNAPAKCKEILEQYEKAAENWFIKYGDLGGYGGAREAYMKQKHRLIWERRHGPVGSGNKETAEGA; this comes from the exons ATGGGTGACGATGCAGGTTTAAGAAGTCCCCTCGCAAGATTTTTCCACTCAGTCGGCTCTGTTATAGATGCTCCTGTGGTGTGGTTTCGCG aaaaaattgttgAGCCCAACCGTCCCACTTACTACTGGTATCATCAGAAGTTTCGCCGTGTACCAACAATTGACCAGTGCTACACGGACGATGTCGTTTGCCAAATGGAAGCCAACTTACAATTCAAAAGAGATAG atTGGTTGATTCGTCTGTCCTCAACATATTGAGAATGCGATTCGAAGATTGTACCTTATATGAAGGTCCAAATGCTCCTGCGAAATGTAAAGAAATTCTTGAGCAGTATGAAAAAGCAGCGGAAAATTGGTTTATCAAAT ACGGTGATTTAGGAGGATACGGAGGTGCTCGAGAAGCTTATATGAAGCAGAAACATAGACTTATTTGGGAACGTCGACACGGACCAGTTGGATCTGGAAATAAAGAAACTGCCGAAGgagcttga
- the LOC124168119 gene encoding 60S ribosomal protein L3: protein MSHRKFSAPRHGSMGFYPKKRSQRHRGKVKAFPKDDPSKPVHLTAFIGYKAGMTHVVREADRPGSKVNKKEIVEAVTILEAPPMVIVGIVGYIETPHGLRGLVTVWAEHLSEECRRRFYKNWYKCKKKAFTKASKKWQDELGRKQIDKDLAKMKRYCKVIRVIAHTQMKLLKKRQKKAHIMEIQVNGGTIEQKVDWAREHLEQPLPVSQVFAQDEMIDVIGVTKGKGYKGVTSRWHTKKLPRKTHKGLRKVACIGAWHPSRVQFTVARAGQKGYHHRTEMNKKIYRIGQGIHTKDGKVVKNNAATEYDLTEKTITPMGGFPHYGEVNNDYVMLKGCCMGPKKRVITLRKSLLTHTKRSALEKINLKFIDTSSKFGHGRFQTAADKATFMGPLKKDRIKEAAAAATATAAS from the exons ATG TCCCATAGGAAATTCAGCGCGCCCCGCCATGGGTCAATGGGTTTCTATCCTAAGAAGCGATCTCAAAGGCACCGTGGTAAAGTGAAGGCTTTCCCCAAAGATGATCCTTCGAAACCAGTTCATCTTACTGCCTTTATTGGATATAAAGCTGGAATGACCCATGTGGTCAGGGAAGCCGATCGACCCGGGTCAA AGGTAAACAAGAAGGAAATCGTGGAGGCAGTTACTATACTGGAAGCCCCACCAATGGTCATTGTTGGAATTGTGGGCTACATTGAGACTCCTCATGGTTTGAGGGGTTTAGTGACTGTGTGGGCTGAACACTTGAGTGAAGAGTGCCGAAGGAGATTTTACAAGAACTG GTATAAGTGCAAAAAGAAGGCTTTCACCAAAGCCTCAAAGAAGTGGCAAGATGAACTAGGGCGTAAGCAGATTGATAAAGACCTGGCAAAAATGAAGAGATACTGCAAAGTCATTAGAGTGATTGCTCATACACAG ATGAAGTTGTTGAAGAAGCGCCAAAAGAAGGCCCACATCATGGAGATTCAAGTTAATGGTGGCACCATCGAACAGAAGGTTGACTGGGCTCGTGAGCATCTCGAGCAGCCTCTGCCAGTGTCTCAAGTGTTTGCTCAGGATGAGATGATTGATGTCATTGGTGTCACCAAAGGCAAAGGGTACAAAG GTGTTACATCAAGGTGGCACACAAAGAAGCTGCCTCGCAAGACTCACAAGGGTTTGCGCAAGGTGGCTTGCATTGGTGCATGGCATCCGTCAAGAGTGCAGTTCACTGTTGCACGAGCTGGTCAAAAGGGCTATCATCATAGGACTGAGATGAACAAGAAGATTTATCGCATTGGGCAGGGAATTCATACGAAGGATGGCAAG GTGGTGAAGAATAATGCAGCTACTGAGTATGATTTAACTGAGAAAACAATCACTCCCATGGGAGGTTTCCCTCACTATGGTGAGGTTAATAATGACTATGTAATGCTTAAGGGTTGTTGCATGGGTCCCAAGAAGAGGGTGATCACCTTGAGGAAG tcACTGCTGACTCATACAAAGAGATCCGCTTTGGAGAAGATCAATCTGAAGTTCATTGATACATCATCCAAATTTGGTCATGGTCGCTTCCAAACTGCTGCCGACAAGGCTACCTTCATGGGTCCTCTTAAGAAGGACAGAATCAAGGAAGCTGCAGCAGCTGCGACTGCTACAGCTGCATCATAA